Proteins found in one Stigmatopora nigra isolate UIUO_SnigA chromosome 15, RoL_Snig_1.1, whole genome shotgun sequence genomic segment:
- the ubn2b gene encoding ubinuclein-2b isoform X2, whose protein sequence is MAEPRKVPFVTLSSFNAPALSSPEVSKKRRREDEAITLGSAPGSEGGGGGGFGTPGADAAEPVEVKPTIRLKLSLSEPSERGSAEFNYIELVRPTPKRPSQVQLAASAASTVPKGLAPPLDPNDPLGDDDKERREVEELARKFESKYGGAVKKKKKDRMQDLIDIGYGYDETDPFIDNSEAYDELVPASLTTKHGGFYINTGTLQFRAASDSEGDDTENNHIKLKDGEERVIKKRRKKQDGAVLEEKKPKKNKVPKPRVSSLNRPEKKKRKKLMKDSLHLANMLRRFTREKEEMRKRNAPPSNMPRPQTKVPGGANSAVVNSQPKAATAANADCHAADLTSDPAVMSLLGSTHNDVLQDMMGDLDFAMLDSPQSPSPSHGENGSFGTGHKAGAGRGSQAQSVNPPTLPTGLPGPLLKRIEDLRAASRQFDQEGRKKFFTMDMNNILQDIDLQVQQQPADVRSIIYSHLEAFVPCNKEGLLKRLKKLNLNIQDDRLRTPLLKLKLAVCAVMPEQIARYNMDCMAKMAKQQSEEGEKNGSEDDEEEKPGKRVMVPRKKFVWDDKLRSLLCNLVRVKLSCYELEGKNTTPEDYLKAFMETEVKPLWPKGWMQGRMLFKESIMTHGHLTGYTAKKKIITTPKVKPKEAAWVQRTTPSAGVAPSPVGQVAKRPSQPSSEPICLDSLDDDLAVPSLDSISQALMILGNAAKGLAQGENPPSPDVPKSVANPPSTPHVSPLIQQQKKNLASTPVSSNPRYTFTSPSASTPFSRPSSVTFSPVSSVRVDAMGVVKGPGQVHRHSVLNTQRAVGVAVPKVNSPATASPAKPRPPPTTSPLAPPGSKVGVSASPSSIIKCSNNKGINSSDPVIITSPPSRSSVQPSSVHVNPKSFLSTHLAHSPQVKSTPSAQSHLGVSTTQQSGFITPMHATITKSSHSGITPIVKLTPRTLTSATATPPRALSSATVTSPRTLSSATVTSPRTLITATATPTRTLSLVTSPRTLSSATTTPSRTFSPATVTSPRTLSSATATPSRILSTATVTPPRTLISATATPPRTLSSATITPSRGLSSATITPPRTLSSATVIPSRTLSSASIIPSRTYSSAAANPPRAIISATATPPGTHGVATANPPSRTLGSSSVTAPPVTPSRHLNSVVTTSSPLGPAQIPPRSQVTLPFQQFSSKSPTGPRPTFSGAKVSQGASAAPSNQKSPVIISSSNPANSSLLNTSSVGKHSGSGPPPTTVSANPGQQRQRPGSVTSQGAKPATSVPLSSVSSQMPQVSSAGSSLLASGSPLPLGFGMLGGLVPVSLPFQFPPLLNLPSLGTSTAPSSSAPTNNSSFSTLTQNLYKSLQSGSQVTLPSHLQLAFSGKMSASLPLLTILSFLSVLWSPPLILRMNFRN, encoded by the exons ATGGCGGAACCCAGAAAAGTCCCCTTCGTCACCCTCTCGTCCTTCAACGCACCCGCTCTCTCGAGTCCGGAGGTGAGCAAGAAACGCCGCCGTGAAGACGAGGCCATAACTTTGGGCAGTGCGCCCGGGTCAGAGGGTGGCGGAGGCGGAGGATTCGGGACCCCTGGGGCTGATGCCGCCGAGCCCGTGGAGGTCAAACCCACCATCCGtctcaaactctctctctccgaGCCAAGCGAACGTGGTTCTGCAGAGTTTAACTACATCGAACTGGTGCGCCCGACTCCTAAGCGTCCATCTCAG GTACAACTTGCTGCATCAGCTGCTTCAACTGTTCCCAAAGGCCTTGCACCCCCCCTGGACCCCAACGACCCACTCGGTGATGATGACAAGGAGAGACGGGAGGTGGAGGAGTTGGCCAGAAAGTTTGAAAGCAAATAT GGTGGTGCcgtcaagaagaagaaaaaagacagGATGCAGGATCTCATTGATATTGGTTACGGGTATGACGAGACCGACCCCTTCATTGACAATTCGGAAGCT TACGATGAGCTGGTTCCAGCCTCTCTGACCACCAAACACGGAGGCTTCTACATCAACACGGGCACTCTGCAGTTTCGAGCCGCATCGGACTCTGAAGGAGACGACACAGAGAATAATCACATAAAA TTGAAAGACGGAGAAGAGCGAGTGATTAAAAAGCGTAGGAAGAAGCAAGATGGTGCCGTTTTAGAGGAGAAGAAACCCAAGAAAAATAAAGTACCAAAGCCCAG AGTGTCATCATTAAATCgtccagaaaagaagaagaggaagaagcttATGAAAGATTCCCTCCACCTGGCTAACATGTTACGCCGCTTCACCAGGGAGAAGGAAGAGATGCGAAAACGCAATGCGCCTCCTTCTAATATGCCACGACCCCAAACCAAAGTGCCCGGCGGCGCCAACAGCGCCGTCGTCAACAGCCAACCCAaggccgccaccgccgctaACGCCGATTGTCACGCGGCGGACTTGACGTCAGACCCAGCTGTGATGTCGCTACTCGGGTCGACCCACAACGACGTCTTACAAGACATGATGGGCGATCTGGACTTTGCCATGCTGGACTCTCCGCAGTCCCCTAGTCCTTCTCACGGGGAGAATGGCTCATTCGGCACGGGTCACAAGGCGGGCGCCGGCCGGGGGTCGCAGGCTCAATCCGTGAACCCGCCAACGCTTCCCACTGGTCTTCCGGGCCCTCTTTTAAAGCGCATTGAAGACCTCCGAGCG GCATCTCGTCAGTTTGACCAAGAAGGCCGCAAAAAGTTCTTCACAATGGACATGAATAACATCCTACAAGA catCGATTTGCAGGTTCAACAGCAGCCAGCAGATGTTCGTTCAATCATATACTCTCACTTAGAGGCTTTCGTTCCGTGTAATAAAGAAGGTCTGCTCAAGCGCCTCAAGAAGCTGAACCTGAACATCCAG GACGACCGACTTCGTACACCGCTCCTCAAGTTGAAGCTGGCAGTGTGCGCCGTGATGCCGGAGCAAATTGCTCGCTACAACATGGACTGCATGGCTAAGATGGCAAA ACAGCAGTCggaggagggagaaaaaaacggTTCTGAAGACGATGAGGAGGAGAAGCCAGGGAAGAGGGTCATGGTGCCTCGGAAGAAGTTTGTCTGGGACGACAAACTCAG GTCGTTGCTATGCAATTTGGTGCGTGTGAAGCTGAGCTGCTACGAGCTGGAGGGCAAGAACACAACTCCCGAAGATTACCTCAAAGCCTTCATGGAGACGGAGGTCAAACCACTTTGGCCGAAAGGTTGGATGCAGGGCag GATGCTATTCAAAGAGAGCATTATGACTCATGGTCACCTTACTGGCTACAC agcAAAGAAAAAGATTATCACCACACCCAAAGTCAAGCCCAAG GAGGCGGCTTGGGTTCAGCGGACCACACCCTCGGCAGGTGTCGCGCCGTCCCCTGTCGGGCAGGTTGCTAAGCGACCGTCTCAGCCCTCATCTGAGCCCATATGCCTGGATTCCCTCGATGACGACCTGGCGGTTCCCTCCTTGGACTCCATCTCCCAGGCGCTCATGATCCTTGGCAACGCTGCCAAGGGTCTGGCACAAGGGGAAAACCCTCCCTCCCCAGATGTACCCAAGAGTGTGGCTAACCCACCTTCCACTCCCCACGTCTCTCCTCTTATCCAGCAGCAGAAAAAGAACTTGGCCAGCACCCCCGtttccagcaacccccgctaCACATTTACTTCCCCCTCTGCCTCCACCCCCTTCTCTCGCCCGTCCTCGGTCACCTTCTCGCCCGTATCGTCAGTCAGGGTGGATGCGATGGGGGTGGTTAAAGGGCCAGGACAGGTGCACAGACACTCGGTGTTGAACACTCAGAGAGCTGTGGGGGTCGCTGTGCCTAAAGTTAACTCACCTGCAACTGCTTCACCGGCTAAACCCCGCCCTCCGCCCACCACGTCACCCCTGGCGCCTCCGGGGTCAAAGGTGGGGGTCTCAGCTTCCCCGTCAAGCATCATTAAATGCAGCAATAATAAAGGAATCAACAGTAGCGACCCTGTCATCATTACGTCGCCCCCATCTCGATCCAGTGTCCAGCCGTCTTCCGTGCACGTGAACCCCAAAAGCTTCCTGTCGACGCACTTGGCCCACAGCCCGCAGGTCAAATCTACACCCTCTGCTCAGTCCCACCTGGGAGTTTCAACCACACAACAGTCAGGCTTCATCACCCCCATGCACGCCACCATCACCAAATCAAGTCACAGCGGCATCACGCCAATTGTCAAACTGACACCTCGCACCCTGACTTCGGCCACCGCCACCCCTCCTCGCGCCCTCAGCTCTGCCACCGTCAC CTCGCCCCGCACCCTCAGCTCGGCCACAGTCACCTCGCCTCGTACCCTCATCACGGCCACCGCCACTCCCACTCGCACCCTCAGCTTGGTCACCTCACCTCGCACCCTGAGCTCGGCCACCACCACGCCCTCTCGTACCTTCAGCCCAGCCACCGTCACCTCGCCTCGCACCCTCAGCTCGGCCACCGCCACTCCCTCTCGCATCCTCAGTACGGCCACGGTCACCCCGCCTCGCACCCTCATCTCGGCCACCGCCACCCCGCCTCGTACCCTCAGCTCTGCCACCATCACCCCGTCTCGCGGCCTCAGCTCGGCCACCATCACCCCACCTCGTACCCTCAGTTCAGCTACCGTCATCCCCTCTCGCACCCTCAGTTCAGCCTCCATCATCCCCTCTCGCACCTACAGCTCGGCCGCCGCCAACCCCCCACGCGCCATCATCTCGGCCACCGCCACACCCCCCGGCACCCACGGCGTGGCCACCGCTAATCCCCCGTCTCGCACCCTCGGCTCATCCAGCGTCACCGCCCCGCCGGTCACCCCGTCCCGCCACCTCAACTCAGTCGTCACCACCTCAAGTCCGCTGGGCCCCGCGCAAATCCCCCCCAGATCTCAGGTGACCCTCCCCTTCCAGCAGTTCTCCTCCAAAAGCCCCACGGGGCCCCGGCCAACGTTTTCAGGTGCCAAGGTCAGTCAAGGTGCTTCCGCTGCCCCGAGCAACCAGAAGAGTCCAGTCATCATCAGCAGCAGCAATCCAGCCAACAGTAGCCTTCTAAACACCTCGTCCGTCGGCAAGCATTCGGGAAGCGGCCCCCCTCCGACGACGGTCTCCGCCAACCCGGGTCAGCAGCGTCAGAGGCCGGGCAGTGTGACGTCTCAGGGAGCCAAACCGGCGACGTCCGTCCCGTTGTCATCGGTCTCTTCTCAAATGCCACAG GTGTCATCAGCGGGTAGCAGCCTCCTTGCCTCTGGCTCGCCTCTTCCTCTGGGATTTGGAATGCTGGGGGGCCTGGTCCCAGTGTCGCTTCCCTTCCAGTTCCCACCGCTTCTCAACCTGCCTTCTTTGGGAACCAGTACGGCCCCCAGTAGCTCTGCACCCACCAACAACTCGTCCTTCTCGACCTTGACTCAGA ATCTGTATAAGAGCCTCCAGTCGGGGTCTCAGGTCACTCTGCCTTCTCACTTGCAGCTTGCTTTCTCAGGTAAAATGTCAGCCTCCCTCCCCTTGTTAAccattttgtcttttctttctgtGCTGTGGTCGCCTCCCCTAATTTTACGTATGAATTTTAGGAACTAA
- the ubn2b gene encoding ubinuclein-2b isoform X1, which produces MAEPRKVPFVTLSSFNAPALSSPEVSKKRRREDEAITLGSAPGSEGGGGGGFGTPGADAAEPVEVKPTIRLKLSLSEPSERGSAEFNYIELVRPTPKRPSQVQLAASAASTVPKGLAPPLDPNDPLGDDDKERREVEELARKFESKYGGAVKKKKKDRMQDLIDIGYGYDETDPFIDNSEAYDELVPASLTTKHGGFYINTGTLQFRAASDSEGDDTENNHIKLKDGEERVIKKRRKKQDGAVLEEKKPKKNKVPKPRVSSLNRPEKKKRKKLMKDSLHLANMLRRFTREKEEMRKRNAPPSNMPRPQTKVPGGANSAVVNSQPKAATAANADCHAADLTSDPAVMSLLGSTHNDVLQDMMGDLDFAMLDSPQSPSPSHGENGSFGTGHKAGAGRGSQAQSVNPPTLPTGLPGPLLKRIEDLRAASRQFDQEGRKKFFTMDMNNILQDIDLQVQQQPADVRSIIYSHLEAFVPCNKEGLLKRLKKLNLNIQDDRLRTPLLKLKLAVCAVMPEQIARYNMDCMAKMAKQQSEEGEKNGSEDDEEEKPGKRVMVPRKKFVWDDKLRSLLCNLVRVKLSCYELEGKNTTPEDYLKAFMETEVKPLWPKGWMQGRMLFKESIMTHGHLTGYTAKKKIITTPKVKPKEAAWVQRTTPSAGVAPSPVGQVAKRPSQPSSEPICLDSLDDDLAVPSLDSISQALMILGNAAKGLAQGENPPSPDVPKSVANPPSTPHVSPLIQQQKKNLASTPVSSNPRYTFTSPSASTPFSRPSSVTFSPVSSVRVDAMGVVKGPGQVHRHSVLNTQRAVGVAVPKVNSPATASPAKPRPPPTTSPLAPPGSKVGVSASPSSIIKCSNNKGINSSDPVIITSPPSRSSVQPSSVHVNPKSFLSTHLAHSPQVKSTPSAQSHLGVSTTQQSGFITPMHATITKSSHSGITPIVKLTPRTLTSATATPPRALSSATVTSPRALSSATVTSPRTLSSATVTSPRTLITATATPTRTLSLVTSPRTLSSATTTPSRTFSPATVTSPRTLSSATATPSRILSTATVTPPRTLISATATPPRTLSSATITPSRGLSSATITPPRTLSSATVIPSRTLSSASIIPSRTYSSAAANPPRAIISATATPPGTHGVATANPPSRTLGSSSVTAPPVTPSRHLNSVVTTSSPLGPAQIPPRSQVTLPFQQFSSKSPTGPRPTFSGAKVSQGASAAPSNQKSPVIISSSNPANSSLLNTSSVGKHSGSGPPPTTVSANPGQQRQRPGSVTSQGAKPATSVPLSSVSSQMPQVSSAGSSLLASGSPLPLGFGMLGGLVPVSLPFQFPPLLNLPSLGTSTAPSSSAPTNNSSFSTLTQNLYKSLQSGSQVTLPSHLQLAFSGKMSASLPLLTILSFLSVLWSPPLILRMNFRN; this is translated from the exons ATGGCGGAACCCAGAAAAGTCCCCTTCGTCACCCTCTCGTCCTTCAACGCACCCGCTCTCTCGAGTCCGGAGGTGAGCAAGAAACGCCGCCGTGAAGACGAGGCCATAACTTTGGGCAGTGCGCCCGGGTCAGAGGGTGGCGGAGGCGGAGGATTCGGGACCCCTGGGGCTGATGCCGCCGAGCCCGTGGAGGTCAAACCCACCATCCGtctcaaactctctctctccgaGCCAAGCGAACGTGGTTCTGCAGAGTTTAACTACATCGAACTGGTGCGCCCGACTCCTAAGCGTCCATCTCAG GTACAACTTGCTGCATCAGCTGCTTCAACTGTTCCCAAAGGCCTTGCACCCCCCCTGGACCCCAACGACCCACTCGGTGATGATGACAAGGAGAGACGGGAGGTGGAGGAGTTGGCCAGAAAGTTTGAAAGCAAATAT GGTGGTGCcgtcaagaagaagaaaaaagacagGATGCAGGATCTCATTGATATTGGTTACGGGTATGACGAGACCGACCCCTTCATTGACAATTCGGAAGCT TACGATGAGCTGGTTCCAGCCTCTCTGACCACCAAACACGGAGGCTTCTACATCAACACGGGCACTCTGCAGTTTCGAGCCGCATCGGACTCTGAAGGAGACGACACAGAGAATAATCACATAAAA TTGAAAGACGGAGAAGAGCGAGTGATTAAAAAGCGTAGGAAGAAGCAAGATGGTGCCGTTTTAGAGGAGAAGAAACCCAAGAAAAATAAAGTACCAAAGCCCAG AGTGTCATCATTAAATCgtccagaaaagaagaagaggaagaagcttATGAAAGATTCCCTCCACCTGGCTAACATGTTACGCCGCTTCACCAGGGAGAAGGAAGAGATGCGAAAACGCAATGCGCCTCCTTCTAATATGCCACGACCCCAAACCAAAGTGCCCGGCGGCGCCAACAGCGCCGTCGTCAACAGCCAACCCAaggccgccaccgccgctaACGCCGATTGTCACGCGGCGGACTTGACGTCAGACCCAGCTGTGATGTCGCTACTCGGGTCGACCCACAACGACGTCTTACAAGACATGATGGGCGATCTGGACTTTGCCATGCTGGACTCTCCGCAGTCCCCTAGTCCTTCTCACGGGGAGAATGGCTCATTCGGCACGGGTCACAAGGCGGGCGCCGGCCGGGGGTCGCAGGCTCAATCCGTGAACCCGCCAACGCTTCCCACTGGTCTTCCGGGCCCTCTTTTAAAGCGCATTGAAGACCTCCGAGCG GCATCTCGTCAGTTTGACCAAGAAGGCCGCAAAAAGTTCTTCACAATGGACATGAATAACATCCTACAAGA catCGATTTGCAGGTTCAACAGCAGCCAGCAGATGTTCGTTCAATCATATACTCTCACTTAGAGGCTTTCGTTCCGTGTAATAAAGAAGGTCTGCTCAAGCGCCTCAAGAAGCTGAACCTGAACATCCAG GACGACCGACTTCGTACACCGCTCCTCAAGTTGAAGCTGGCAGTGTGCGCCGTGATGCCGGAGCAAATTGCTCGCTACAACATGGACTGCATGGCTAAGATGGCAAA ACAGCAGTCggaggagggagaaaaaaacggTTCTGAAGACGATGAGGAGGAGAAGCCAGGGAAGAGGGTCATGGTGCCTCGGAAGAAGTTTGTCTGGGACGACAAACTCAG GTCGTTGCTATGCAATTTGGTGCGTGTGAAGCTGAGCTGCTACGAGCTGGAGGGCAAGAACACAACTCCCGAAGATTACCTCAAAGCCTTCATGGAGACGGAGGTCAAACCACTTTGGCCGAAAGGTTGGATGCAGGGCag GATGCTATTCAAAGAGAGCATTATGACTCATGGTCACCTTACTGGCTACAC agcAAAGAAAAAGATTATCACCACACCCAAAGTCAAGCCCAAG GAGGCGGCTTGGGTTCAGCGGACCACACCCTCGGCAGGTGTCGCGCCGTCCCCTGTCGGGCAGGTTGCTAAGCGACCGTCTCAGCCCTCATCTGAGCCCATATGCCTGGATTCCCTCGATGACGACCTGGCGGTTCCCTCCTTGGACTCCATCTCCCAGGCGCTCATGATCCTTGGCAACGCTGCCAAGGGTCTGGCACAAGGGGAAAACCCTCCCTCCCCAGATGTACCCAAGAGTGTGGCTAACCCACCTTCCACTCCCCACGTCTCTCCTCTTATCCAGCAGCAGAAAAAGAACTTGGCCAGCACCCCCGtttccagcaacccccgctaCACATTTACTTCCCCCTCTGCCTCCACCCCCTTCTCTCGCCCGTCCTCGGTCACCTTCTCGCCCGTATCGTCAGTCAGGGTGGATGCGATGGGGGTGGTTAAAGGGCCAGGACAGGTGCACAGACACTCGGTGTTGAACACTCAGAGAGCTGTGGGGGTCGCTGTGCCTAAAGTTAACTCACCTGCAACTGCTTCACCGGCTAAACCCCGCCCTCCGCCCACCACGTCACCCCTGGCGCCTCCGGGGTCAAAGGTGGGGGTCTCAGCTTCCCCGTCAAGCATCATTAAATGCAGCAATAATAAAGGAATCAACAGTAGCGACCCTGTCATCATTACGTCGCCCCCATCTCGATCCAGTGTCCAGCCGTCTTCCGTGCACGTGAACCCCAAAAGCTTCCTGTCGACGCACTTGGCCCACAGCCCGCAGGTCAAATCTACACCCTCTGCTCAGTCCCACCTGGGAGTTTCAACCACACAACAGTCAGGCTTCATCACCCCCATGCACGCCACCATCACCAAATCAAGTCACAGCGGCATCACGCCAATTGTCAAACTGACACCTCGCACCCTGACTTCGGCCACCGCCACCCCTCCTCGCGCCCTCAGCTCTGCCACCGTCACCTCGCCCCGCGCCCTCAGCTCTGCCACCGTCACCTCGCCCCGCACCCTCAGCTCGGCCACAGTCACCTCGCCTCGTACCCTCATCACGGCCACCGCCACTCCCACTCGCACCCTCAGCTTGGTCACCTCACCTCGCACCCTGAGCTCGGCCACCACCACGCCCTCTCGTACCTTCAGCCCAGCCACCGTCACCTCGCCTCGCACCCTCAGCTCGGCCACCGCCACTCCCTCTCGCATCCTCAGTACGGCCACGGTCACCCCGCCTCGCACCCTCATCTCGGCCACCGCCACCCCGCCTCGTACCCTCAGCTCTGCCACCATCACCCCGTCTCGCGGCCTCAGCTCGGCCACCATCACCCCACCTCGTACCCTCAGTTCAGCTACCGTCATCCCCTCTCGCACCCTCAGTTCAGCCTCCATCATCCCCTCTCGCACCTACAGCTCGGCCGCCGCCAACCCCCCACGCGCCATCATCTCGGCCACCGCCACACCCCCCGGCACCCACGGCGTGGCCACCGCTAATCCCCCGTCTCGCACCCTCGGCTCATCCAGCGTCACCGCCCCGCCGGTCACCCCGTCCCGCCACCTCAACTCAGTCGTCACCACCTCAAGTCCGCTGGGCCCCGCGCAAATCCCCCCCAGATCTCAGGTGACCCTCCCCTTCCAGCAGTTCTCCTCCAAAAGCCCCACGGGGCCCCGGCCAACGTTTTCAGGTGCCAAGGTCAGTCAAGGTGCTTCCGCTGCCCCGAGCAACCAGAAGAGTCCAGTCATCATCAGCAGCAGCAATCCAGCCAACAGTAGCCTTCTAAACACCTCGTCCGTCGGCAAGCATTCGGGAAGCGGCCCCCCTCCGACGACGGTCTCCGCCAACCCGGGTCAGCAGCGTCAGAGGCCGGGCAGTGTGACGTCTCAGGGAGCCAAACCGGCGACGTCCGTCCCGTTGTCATCGGTCTCTTCTCAAATGCCACAG GTGTCATCAGCGGGTAGCAGCCTCCTTGCCTCTGGCTCGCCTCTTCCTCTGGGATTTGGAATGCTGGGGGGCCTGGTCCCAGTGTCGCTTCCCTTCCAGTTCCCACCGCTTCTCAACCTGCCTTCTTTGGGAACCAGTACGGCCCCCAGTAGCTCTGCACCCACCAACAACTCGTCCTTCTCGACCTTGACTCAGA ATCTGTATAAGAGCCTCCAGTCGGGGTCTCAGGTCACTCTGCCTTCTCACTTGCAGCTTGCTTTCTCAGGTAAAATGTCAGCCTCCCTCCCCTTGTTAAccattttgtcttttctttctgtGCTGTGGTCGCCTCCCCTAATTTTACGTATGAATTTTAGGAACTAA